Proteins encoded by one window of Ictidomys tridecemlineatus isolate mIctTri1 chromosome 7, mIctTri1.hap1, whole genome shotgun sequence:
- the Dlx2 gene encoding homeobox protein DLX-2, whose protein sequence is MTGVFDSLVADMHSTQITASSTYHQHQQPPSGGGAGPGGSNSNTSSLHKPQESPTLPVSTATDSSYYTNQQHPAGGGGGGASPYAHMGSYQYHASGLNNVPYSAKSGYDLGYTAAYTSYAPYGTSSSPANNEPEKEDLEPEIRIVNGKPKKVRKPRTIYSSFQLAALQRRFQKTQYLALPERAELAASLGLTQTQVKIWFQNRRSKFKKMWKSGEIPSEQHPGASSSPPCASPPVSAPASWDFGAPQRMGGGGGPGSGGSGAGSSGSSPSSAASAFLGNYPWYHQASGSASHLQATAPLLHPTQTPQPHHHHHHHHGGGGAPVSAGTIF, encoded by the exons ATGACTGGAGTCTTTGACAGTCTGGTGGCTGATATGCACTCGACCCAGATCACGGCCTCCAGCACGTACCACCAGCACCAGCAGCCCCCGAGCGGCGGCGGCGCGGGCCCCGGCGGCAGCAACAGCAACACCAGCAGCCTCCACAAGCCACAGGAGTCGCCAACCCTTCCGGTGTCCACAGCTACCGACAGCAGCTACTACACCAACCAACAGCAcccggcgggcggcggcggcgggggggCCTCGCCCTACGCGCACATGGGCTCTTACCAGTACCATGCCAGCGGCCTCAACAATGTCCCTTACTCCGCCAAAAGCGGCTACGACCTGGGCTACACCGCTGCTTACACCTCTTACGCGCCCTATGGGACCAGTTCGTCCCCCGCGAACAACGAGCCTG AGAAGGAAGACCTCGAACCTGAAATCCGAATAGTGAATGGGAAGCCAAAGAAAGTCCGGAAACCCCGCACTATCTACTCCAGTTTCCAGCTGGCGGCTCTTCAGCGGCGTTTCCAAAAGACTCAATATCTGGCGCTGCCTGAGCGAGCGGAGCTGGCTGCATCTCTGGGCCTCACCCAGACTCAG GTCAAAATCTGGTTCCAGAACCGCCGATCAAAGTTTAAAAAGATGTGGAAAAGCGGGGAGATACCCTCGGAGCAGCACCCTGGGGCCAGCTCTTCGCCACCGTGTGCCTCGCCTCCAGTCTCGGCGCCGGCCTCCTGGGACTTCGGCGCGCCTCAGCGGATGGGGGGCGGCGGCGGCCCGGGCAGCGGAGGCAGCGGTGCGGGCAGTTCAGGCTCCAGTCCTAGCAGCGCAGCCTCGGCTTTTCTGGGCAACTACCCGTGGTATCACCAGGCGTCGGGCTCTGCCTCACACCTGCAGGCCACAGCGCCTCTACTGCACCCCACTCAGACCCCgcagccccaccaccaccaccatcatcaccacggCGGAGGGGGCGCCCCGGTGAGCGCAGGGACGATTTTCTAA